The DNA sequence TCGGTGAGTGCGTGGCCGAACACCCCGGCATGGTCGTGGCCCGTACCGGACTCGGCGGGACCCGGATCGTGGATCCGCCGCTCGGTGAGCAACTCCCGCGCATCTGCTGAACGGGCGCGGTCCCCAGGTGGCCGGGACACACCGGAGGACCGGACACTGGAAGGGGAAGAGCCGCCGGAACGCCGTGCGGAACGGACCGAGGGAAGGGAGGAACCCCGTGCCCGAGACTCCGCACATCGTGAGCGATGTGATGACACGGACGGTGGTCGCCGTCGGGCGTGAGGCGCCGTTCAAGGAACTGGTGCAGACCCTGGGCACGTGGCGGGTGAGCGCCATGCCGGTCCTGGAGGGCGAGGGCCGGGTCATCGGCGTCGTCTCCGAGGCCGATCTGCTGCCCAAGGAGGAGTTCCGGGACAGCGACCCGGACCGCTTCCAGCAGCTGCGGCGCCTCCCCGATCTCGCGAAGGCGGGGGCGGTGACGGCGGAAGAGCTGATGAGCTCCCCGGCGGTGACCGTGCACCCCGGCGCCACGCTGCCCGAGGCGGCCCGGATCATGGCCGTCAGAGGGGTCAAACGGCTTCCCGTGGTCGACGCCGAGGGGAAGTTGCAGGGCATCGTCACCCGGGGCGATCTGCTGAAGGTCTTCCTCCGTACGGACCAGGACATCGAGGCGGAGGTCCACCGCACCGTGGTGTCCCACCTCTTCCCCGGCAGCGGTGTCCACGTACGGGCCCGGGAGGGCGTCGTCACCCTCAGCGGACAGCTCCGCGACACCGCGCTGATCCCCGTGGCCGCGCGCCTCACCCGGGCCGTGGAGGGAGTCGTGGACGTCGAATGCCATTTCCGGGGCGTCGGACCGGACCAGGCCGGACACCCCGCCTGACGGGGACCTCCCTGGCCGGTCCGGAACGCACGGGTGCGGTTACGGCTCGGTGTCCAGTACGTCCTGGACCGGCCGGCGAGGGGTCCGGGCGCCCGGACGGCCATACCCCAAGCGCAGCACCATCTGCACATAGGCCATGCCCGACGTCGGGTCGCGCAGCGGCCAGCGCGTGTCGTGCCATTCGAGGGCCTGGGTGACGAACGAGGTGGCCAGCCCCTCCAGGGTGGCCCGCAGCAGTACCCGTTCCACCGCCTGGCCGGTGCGCAGCCAGTCCTCGGGCCGGTCGCGTGCGGTGCTCAGCAGCGCCAGGTGGGGAAAGGTCTCGAAATCGGCGGTCGGGCGGCCGGGGACCCGCTTGCCGCCCGCGAAGTCCCGCATGGGCGCCTTGCCGATCCGGCGGAGGGGCCCGAAGGCGGACTCCGGGACCCCTTCGGTGGCCGGCCGCTCATCACCCGCCCTGCGGGTGAAACGGGCCAGGTCCGAGGCGGTGCCGGCATCGGTGATGTTGCGGGCCTCGGCCTCCAGCATCAACTCCAGGACCGACTGGAGGTGCCAGCCGGAGGGGAAGGCCAGCCAGACGCCCTCCTGGTGCGCGGCATCGACGAGAGCGGTGCACACGGGTCCGGGTATCGGCGTCTCGGCGAAGGGGTGGCGGCTGGTGTGCCGGGTGTGCACGGCGGGGTACAGACCGGCCGGATCGGTCTCGCCGCCGAGTGGGCCGGTCAGCGTCACCGAGGCCAGCAGCATGGGGTCGCCGGGGTCGGGCAGTAGCCGGGTCGCCGCCTGCCATCCCTCGTGCGCGACCGCGACCCGCAGGTTCATCAGGGCGGCGCCGCAGCCGAGGTGCAGGGCGCGCAGTTCCGGGTCGGAATGGGGCAGAGCGCCCCGGAGGTCGGCCCTGAGGTGGAAGACACGGGTGCGCCGGAAGTACTGGAACCGCCAGGGCTGGGCGTTGTGCATCGACGGGGCGGCCGTGGCGTCCCGCACCAGCGCCATGACCACCGCTTCGGAGAGCGAACGAGCGCTGTCCCGCGCCACCCCGGACTCAGGGTGACCGGTCGTCTCCGGCCGCCCTTCCGGTTCGTGCGCGAGGTGGTGAACGTGCGCGTCCGGGCCAGGGAACACGAGGGTGACCTGATCGGAGTCCGACCACCGCACGTCATAGGGCGGCGTCCCGTCCTCGTGGTGGAGTCCGACGATCTCACCGTCCCGTTGGGTGGCACCGGTGGTGGGGCTTTCGACAATCAGTTGGTCGCCGACTTGAGCACGCATCGACATCCCGCCTCTCTGCCCTCGCGTCCCACTGTGTCACCGCGGAGGTGCGGTGTCCTGGGGGCGGAAAGTCCTCGGGCGGGGGCCGGATGGCCCCATTGCTCGTGGTGGCGACGAGACCGGGAGGACTCTGCCGCGGCGGACCCCGCGCCGGCCGTTTCAGGTGGCCCACCCCCATACCTCATGGGGCCGGGGGCGGGGCGGCGCGCCGCCACCGTCGATATCGCGCTCCGCGGCGCCCAGCAGCTGGTCACCCAGATCGTGCAGCGCCCGTCCGGCCGCCAGCTCGTCCCCGATCTCGGGCACGTTCTCGTCCTCGGGGTTGCGCCGGGCGGTCCCGCGGCCGGTGAGCGAGGTGTCCTTGGTGTCGAGCACGACGCGGGCCTTCGTCGTTCCCTCGTCCTCGAAGAGGTAAAGGCGGACTGTCCATTCCACTGTGTGTGGCATCTTCTCCTCCTCGCCGGAAGATGACGGCGGGCCATCGCATCGCCCAGCACTGCCGGGCGGTCCGTTCCACGATCCGGCGCGGGCACGTCCGATCACAGGGCCGAAGGGCCCCATGGGAATGACTGAATCGCCCTATCTGAACAAGAAGCGGCATTCCATGATTAATGCGGCTTTCCGGGGTGTGAGGGGGTACTCCTCGGCTGAGCCGCGAGCGCGCAGCGGACGGGCAGACCACCGGAAGGACAGCACATGGCCTGGGAGACGATCCGGAAGGACACCGCACCGCACGTCACGCCGAACCTGACCGACTACGACCGGGCGCGAGCCGAGTTCACCTGGTCGCGGGCGCGTGCCGCGCTCGCCGGACTCCCCAGCGGCGGCCTGAACATCGCCCACGAGGCGGTGGACCGGCACATCGACTCCGGCGGTGGCGAGAAGAGCGCGCTGCGCTGTGTCGCCCGGGACGGTGCCGTCCACACCGTCACCTACGCCGGACTGGCCCGGCGTACCGCCCGTTTCGCGAACGTCCTGCGCGCGTTGGGCGTCGGCCGGGGCGACCGCGTGTTCACACTGCTCAGCCGCTGCCCCGAGCTGTACACCGCGGTGCTGGGCACACTGAAGAACACCAGTGTGCTCTGCCCGCTGTTCTCCGCCTTCGGCCCCGACCCGGTGGAACAGCGCATGCGGCTCGGCGACGCGCGCGTCCTGGTGACCACCGCGGCGCTCTACCGGCGCAAGGTGGCGGCACGCCGTGCGGCCCTCCCCGGACTCGACCATGTGATCATCGTCGGTCCCGGCGGGGAGGAACTGCCCGGCACTCTCGACTTCGACGAACTGATGGACGCGGCCGCGGACGAGTTCACCATCCCGCCGACCTCGCCGGAGGACATGGCGCTGCTGCACTTCACCAGCGGCACCACCGGCACTCCCAAAGGCGCGGTACACGTCCACGAGGCGGTGGTCGCCCACCACGCCACCGCCGCCTACGCGCTCGATCTGCACCCCGAGGACATCTACTGGTGCACCGCCGACCCCGGCTGGGTCACCGGCATGTCGTACGGCATCGTCGCCCCGCTCGTCCACGGTGCCACGGTCGTCGTCGACGAGGGGGACTACGACACCAGGCGCTGGTACCGGATCCTCGAGGAGCAGCGGGTGAGCGTCTGGTACACGGCGCCCACGGCGCTGCGCATGCTGATGCGGGCCACGCCCCGGCACGGTTCCCACGACCTGCCGGCCTCCTATGACCTGTCCCGTCTGCGGTTCGTCGCCTCGGTCGGCGAGCCGCTGAACCCCGAAGCGGTGGTCTGGGGCCGGGACGTGCTGGGCCTTCCGGTGCACGACAACTGGTGGCAGACCGAAACCGGCTGCATCATGATCGCGAACTTCGCGGCCTGCGACATCCGGCCCGGCTCGATGGGCCGCACGCTGCCGGGTGTCGAGGCGGCGGTCCTCACCTGCGGGGAGGACGGCCGGGCACTGGTCATCGACGGCCGGGTGAGCGTGGAGGACCGCCCGGGTGTCGAGGGAGAACTGGCGCTGCGCCCCGGCTGGCCGTCGATGTTCCGAGGCTATCTGCACGACAAGGAGCGTTACGAGGCGGCGTTCGCCGACGGCTGGTATCTCACCGGCGACCTGGTCAGCCGGGACGCGGACGGCTGGTTCTGGTTCGTGGGCCGCGCCGACGACGTGATCAAGTCCGCGGGTCACCTGATCGGGCCGTTCGAGGTGGAGAGCGTACTCATGGAACATCAGGCGGTCGCCGAGGCGGGGGTGATCGGCCGGCCGGATCCCGTCGCCGGGAATCTGGTCAAGGCGTTCGTATCGCTGCGCCCCGGCACCGAGCCCAGCCGGGCCCTCGAACGCGACCTGCTGGCCTTCGCCCGCCGGCGGCTGGGCCCGGCGGTAGCGCCCCGTGAGATCGCCTTCGACCAGAACCTGCCCAAGACCCGCAGCGGCAAGGTCATGCGCCGAGTGCTGCGCGCCCGGGAACTCGGCCTGCCCACCGGCGACCTGTCCACTTTGGAGGGAACGGCATGAGCCCGGCCCACGAGACCCGAACCCGCACGACCGCGAAGACCTCCGAGGCTCCGAAGGCGGCGAAGACCCCAGGGGCGTCGAAGCGCGTGCGCAAGAGCGACGGAGGTTCCGCCCCCGACCGGTCCGGGGCCGCGCACCGCCGCGACCTGTTGCACGCCATGCTGCGCATCCGCCGTTTCGAGGAGCGGTGCGTCGAGCTGTACAGCGCCGCGAAGATCCGGGGCTTCGTCCACCTCTACATCGGGGAGGAAGCCGTCGCCGTCGGCGTCAACGAGGCGCTGACCCCGGACGACGCGGTGGTCTCCACCTATCGTGAGCACGGCCACGCACTCGCCCGCGGCATTCCGGCCGAAGCCGTCATGGCCGAGATGTACGGCAGGACGACCGGGTGCAGTGGTGGCCGGGGCGGGTCCATGCACCTCTTCGACGCCGGCCGCCGGTTCTACGGCGGGAACGCGATCGTCGCCGGCGGGATTCCGCTGGCCGCCGGGCTCGCGCTGGCCGACCGTATGCGCGGACAGTCCCGCGTCACCTGCTGCTTCTTCGGCGACGGCGCGTTCGCGGAGGGTGAGTTCCACGAAACCGCGAACCTGGCCGCGCTGTGGCGTCTGCCGCTGCTGTTCGCCTGTGAGAACAACCGGTACGCGATGGGCACGGCCCTGGAGCGCCATCAGGCACAGACCGACCTGGCCCTGCGCGCCGCCTCGTACGGCATGGTCTCCTGGGCGGTGGACGGCATGGACGCCGAGGCCGTCGAAAGGGCGGCCCACCGGGCGGCCGAGGGAATCCGGGCAGGCGCCGGACCGCACTTCCTCGAACTGCGTACCTACCGGTTCCGGGCGCACTCGATGTACGACCCGGACCGTTACCGCGACAAGGCCGAGATCGAGCGGTGGAAGGCGCAGGACCCCATCGAGCGGCTCACGGACCGGATGCGCGAGCGCGGTGAACTGGACGACGAGGAACTGGCCGCGGTGGAGAGCCGGATCGACGATGAAGTGGGTGACGCGGTGGAAGCGGCCGAACGGGCGCCGGAGGAGCCGGCCGGGAGCTTGCTGCGCCATGTCACCAGCGCACCGACGGAGGTGGGCTGAAGCCATGGGAACCAGCCGGACGGATGAGCGGAAGACCACCTACCGGGAAGCGCTGCGCGAGGCCCTCCGCGAAGCCATGCGCTCCGACGACCGCGTGTTCCTGATGGGGGAGGACGTGGGGCGGTACGGCGGCTGCTTCGGGGTCAGCCTCGGACTGCTGGAGGAGTTCGGCCCGGAGCGGGTCCGTGACACCCCACTGTCGGAGTCCGCGTTCGTCGGCGCTGGCATCGGCGCCGCCCTGGCCGGGATGCGGCCGATCGTCGAGATCATGACCGTGAATTTCAGCCTGCTAGCCCTCGACCAGATCCTGAACAACGCCGCCACCCTGCTGCACATGTCGGGTGGTCAGCTGCCGGTTCCCCTGGTGATCCGCATGACGACGGGTGCGGGCCGCCAGCTCGCGGCGCAGCACTCGCACAGCCTCGAGGGCTGGTACGCCCACATCCCCGGCATCCGGGTGATCGCCCCGGCGACCCTCGAGGACGCTCGCCACATGCTGGCCCCCGCGCTGGCCGATCCCGATCCGGTCCTGATCTTCGAGCACGGCGTTCTGTACAACGCCTCGGGCGAGATCGGCCCGCCTGCCGCGTCGGCGGATCTGGACCACGCGGCCGTCCGCAGATCCGGCACCGACATCTCGCTGATCACCTATGGCGGCTCGCTGCCCAAGGTGCTCATGGCGGCCGACGAACTGGCCGTCGACGGCATCAGCGCGGAAGTCGTCGACCTGCGCACGCTGCGGCCACTGGACGGCGAGACCATCGCCGCCTCGGTGACCCGTACGCACCGTGCCGTGGTCGTCGACGAGGCCTGGCGCACCGGCAGTCTGGCCGCCGAGGTGTCCGCCCGGATCGCCGAGGGCTCCTTCTACGACCTGGACGCGCCCGTCGAGCGGGTGTGCGGCGCCGAGTGCCCCATGCCCTACGCCCGGCGGCTGGAGGAGGCCGCGTTGCCGCAGCCGTCGGACGTCGTGGCCGCGGCCCACCGGGCGGTGGACTGACCATGGCCGAGTTCACGATGCCGTCGCTGGGCGCCGACATGGACGAGGGGACGCTCCAGGAGTGGCTGGTGCGCCCCGGTGAGCGGATCCGGCGGGGCGATCCGGTCGCGGTGGTTGAAACCGCGAAGTCCACGATCGAGGTCGAGTGCTTCGAGACCGGAACGGTGGGGGAACTGCTGGTCGAGCCCGGACGGACGGTGCCCGTGGGCACCCCGCTCGCGCTGATCGAAACGGACCGGGAGGAACCGGAGAAGCCCGGGAGGAAGCCGCCGCGGAGGCGCGGGCCGAAGGCCACGCCACCACCGAAGGTGGTCCCGCCCCCGCCGCACGAGCCGGCACCGGCCGGTGATCGCGAGCTTGCCGTCGACCTTCCCCCGGAAGGACGCGTCCCGCACGAGGCCGTCCCCCTGGTCCGGCGGCTGGCCCGGGAACGCGGCGTCGACCTGGGGGCCCTCCACGGCTCGGGGCCGCACGGGCGCATCACCCGCTCCGATGTCGAGCGGGCCGCCGCACGGCGGCCGCGACCGCCGATCACCCCGCTCGCCCGACGGCTGGCCGGGGAACTGGGCGTGGACCTGGCCACCGTGACGGGGACCGGCAGACACGGCGCCGTCCGCGCCGACGACGTGCGGAAGGCGGCTGCCGGCCGCGCCGCCGCCCCGGTGAGCGGCCACGCGGAACCGGCGCGTACGGCTGACGACCGGGCCGTGGCCATGCGCCGGACGATCGCCGGACTGATGGCGCGGTCCAAGCGGGACATCCCGCACTACTACCTGTCCACGACGGTCGACATGGCCGCCGCGATGGGCTGGCTGCGCGATTACAACCGGCGCAGCCCGGTGGGTGAGCGGCTGCTCCCCGCGGCCCTGCTGCTGAAGGCGGCGGCCCTGGCGGTGCGGGAGGTGCCCGCGCTCAACGGATTCTGGACCGAGGACCGCTTCACCGAGGGCGACGGTGTGCACCTGGGCGTGGCGGTGTCCCTCCGCGGCGGCGGGCTGGTCGCCCCCGCGCTGCACGACGCCGACAGACTTCCTCTCCCGGAGTTGATGTCCCGCCTGAAGGACCTGGTCACCCGGGTCCGTGAGGGGCGGCTGCGCGGATCCGAGGTCTCCGACCCCACCATCACGGTCACCAATCTCGGGGATCAGGGAGTGGAGAGCGTTCTGGGCGTGATCTACCCGCCGCAAGTGGCCCTCATCGGGTTCGGGCGCGTCGTCGACCGTCCCTGTGCCGTCGACGGGCTGCTGGGTGTCCGGCCGACGGTCACGGCCACTCTCTCCGCCGACCACCGGGCGACCGACGGGGCCATCGGGGCCCGCTGCCTGGCCGAGGTCGACCGTCGCCTGCGGCATCCGGAGGAACTGTGAACCGCACCGAAGCGATGGACGTCGTCAAGGACTCCCTGGCGCAGGTCGTGCCCGGCGCGGACCTCGCCGTCCTGCACCCGGACGATGCCTTCCGCGACACCCTGGAACTCGACTCGCTGGACTTCCTCAACTTCATCGAGACGCTCAGCCGGCGCACGGGTGTCCGCATCGACGACGAGGACACACCGCGGCTCACCACACTGTCCGGTTGCGCCGCGTTCCTCGTCTCGCGCACGGAGTGAGACGCAATGGCGGCCGGTGCCGGGGCGCGGCCGAACCCGCCCGCCCGGGGGCCGTTGGGCCCGGCGGCGTGACCGTCCGATCGGTGCGACACTGGCGGCATGGGTGACCGGTAGCGCTCGTGGGGAGGTTGCCATGAGCGAATTCGAACATCATGCGGCGGAGAAGGAAGCCCGCCGCGGCGTCCACGGCCGCCACCGGATATCGACGGCGGAGCGGCGTGAGGACATGCTGAGGCGTTACCTCGGTGCCGTGGCCGCCGCCTCGTCCACCGAGGGCGAAACGGCACCGGCACGCGGAGCCGAACCCGTGCACACCGGGCGCCGGGCTCCGGCACACCCCACCGTGCCGCGGGTGGACGACGTGATGCGGGCGCCCGCCGTCTCGGTGCCGGGCGATATGCCCTTCCTCCAGGTCGCCGCTGCGCTCGCGGCCGAACAACTGAGTGCGGTACCTGTGGTCGACGCCGAAGAACACGTCGTCGGGATGGTGTCCGAGTCCGATCTGCTGGCCAAGGCCGCCGTGCTGGCCACCACCCGCCGACCGGGCCCGCTCGGCAAGCTCAAGGAGCGTCGGCTCTACGAGAAGAGCCGTGGCGAGACGGCGGCCACCTTGATGACCTACCCCGCCGTCACGGTCCATCCGTCGGACACGGTGGCCGACGCGGCGTGGACCGCCGCGCGTTCCCGTCTCAAGCGGCTGCCCGTCACCGACCACCGCGATCGGCTCATCGGCGTGGTGACCCGCGCGGATCTGCTGCGGTCGCTCGTCCGGGACGACGCCGACATCCGTGAGGAGATCGAGTCCAGGATCCTCCGCGAGGAGTACCACCTCGATCCGGATGCCATCGAGGTGATGGTGGTGGGCGGCGTCGTGACCGTGGAGGGCAAGGTGGACGTGGCACTCGCCCCCGGACTGCTCGAGTCGATTCGGGCGGTCGAGGACGTCGACGAGGTGGTCGATCACCTCACCGGAGTCACCTGACCCGGCCCATTCGGGCCGCGGCAGCCGCGAACCGCGGCGGATACGGAGGAGGTCCCATGGCCCGACCCATCACCGTAGGCCTGGACGGATCGCCCGAGAGTCTGGACGCCGCCGACTGGGCGGCGCGGGAGGCGCGGTGGCGTCATGCGCCGTTGCGCCTTGTGTACGCCTGGGCGCCGCTGCCGCACACGGCGCGCACCGCTCAGGCCCCCGAGGTCCGCGAGGAGTGGGCACGGGGGCTCCTGGACGATGCGGAGGCCGATCTCGCGAGCCGCCATCCGGAGGTGTCGGTCTCCACCGAGCTGGTGACGGAGACCGCCGTCCCGGCCCTGGTGGCCCACGGTGCCGACGCGGAGATGCTGGTGCTGGGCTGCCGCGGCCGTGGCGCCGTGGCCGGCTTCCTGCTCGGCTCCGTCGCGCTGCAGGTGCTCGGCCGGTCCACACGTCCGGTCGTGCTGGTGCGGCACACGAGCCATCACGCGCACGGGGCCGCCGGGTCGGACGTGGTGGTGGGCATCCAGAATCCGCCCGAGTCGGCCGCGCCGATCGAGTTCGCGTTCGCCACGGCCGCGGCCCGAGGCGTGGGGGTCCGAGCCGTACGGGCCTGGGTGCTGCCGCCGGTGTTCGAGTACGGTCCGGCGTACCTGCGGGCCCTGGACGAGGCCGGTGGTATCGAACCCGGTGAGCGGAAGCAGCTGGCGGAAGCGGTCCTGCCGTGGCGGGAGAAGTACCCGCGGGTGCCGGTGACCGAGCACGTCGAGATGGGCGGCGTCGCGGAGGTGCTGTTGACATCGGCCGAGGGGGCGGGACTCGTGGTCGTCGGCCGGCACATCCACCGGCCCGCCATGGGCCCGCGCCTCGGCCATGTCGCGCACGCCCTGCTGCACCACGCGGCGTGCCCCGTCGCGGTCGTCCCGCACGGCTGAACCGGATGGTGGCGGAGCCCGATGGGGAACCAGGTGCGCGGCGTCCGGGGACCGGCACCTCGGCGCTCAAGGCCGCGCACAGGCCGGAAGAAGCCGCGCACTGGACCGTGAGAACAGCACATTGACGACCGAAGGGATGTGAGCCACGGTGTCCGAACCATCAGGCTCCAGCCCGGCAGCCCGGCAGCCGATCGGGGGCGGAGGCGACCTCGGACGGCGCATCGCGCTGCGGCGGGCGCAGCTCGGTCTCTCGAGGGAGGAGGTGGCCGTCCGGGCGGGCAGCTCACCGGGTTACGTGCGCTATCTGGAGGAATCCCCCGCCGACCCGGGCGCCGGCACCCTCCTGAGGATCGCCGCGGCCTTGGAGACCACCACGACCGCACTGCACGGCTACGGCACCGATCTGCCGCCCGGCCTCGGCCAGGCAGGACACCACCCCCAGCTGCTGGAGCTGGACCCCGTGGAGTGCCGGGCCCGGCTCGCGGCGCACGGCGTGGGCAGGGTCTCGGTGTCGACCTCCCGGGGCCCGGTCATCGTCCCGGTCAACTACAGCGTCATCGACGACGCCGTGGTCTTCCGGACCGCGCCTGAGGCCTCCCCGGCGGCGGCCGCCGGCACCGAGGTCGCCTTCGAGGTGGACCATATCGACGAGGCGCTCAGCCAGGGCTGGAGCGTCCTTGTCGTCGGACGCGCCCGACAGGTCACCGAGCCGGCGGCGGTCCGGGAACTGGCCGACAAGGCGTTCAGCACCCCATGGCCCGGGGGCAGCCGTGACCTGTGGCTGCGCATCGAGCCCACGAGCATCACCGGCCGCCGTATCCAGGCGGAGTGACCAGCGCGCGTGCCCGGCCGCCACGGGCGGCGTTCGGCTTCGACGCCGCGACCGGGCACGCGGTGCCGGGCCAACGGCTCGGGGCACCCCGCGGGGCCGGGCGAGGGCCGTGCCGGCCCGCCGAGCCGGGCACCGGATGCGGCCCGGCGGAACCGGCTCCACGATGGGGTTATGACGGCCCCCCGCCCCGCCGAGAGCTATGACGCCTTCCGGGCCCCGGCCGCCCGGCGGGGGCGGCCGGCGGCGGACGGTCTCGGGTGACGTCCGGTCTGTCGCAGCGGGAGGCGGCACGCCGGCTGGGGGAGTACGGGGCCAACGTGGTCGCCCAGGGGCGGCGCACCCCCGTGTGGCGCCGCGTGGCACAACAGCTGCGTGACCCTCTGATCGTGGTGCTTCTCGTGGCCGCCGCGCTGACCATCGCCACCGGGGATCTGCCCGACGCATCGGTCATCCTGCTGGTGATCACGGTGAACACCGTGGTCGGCGTCGTCCAGGAGGTGAGGGCGGAACGGGCTGTCGCCGCCCTGTCGGCCTTGAGTGCCCCCACCGCCCGCGTCGTACGGGATGGCGCGGAGCGTTCCGTACCGGCCGCCGACGTGGTGCCGGGCGACCTGGCCCTGGTGGCCGAGGGCGACATCGTGCCCGCGGACGGCGTCGTTCTCGATGCCGCACGGCTCTTGGTGGACGAGTCGTCACTGACGGGCGAGTCCGTCCCGGTGGAGAAGACCACCACCGAGGACCGGTCGCTCGGCACGGTCTCGGCGGGCACGGTGGTCGTGCGCGGCCACGGCCGCTTCCAGGTCACCGGCACCGGGGCGAGCAGCGCGCTCGGCAGGATCGCCTCGCTGATGACGGCCGCTCCCGGGCTGACTCCGCTCCAGCGCCGGCTGGCCCGGTTCGGCCGGGTCCTGGCGGCCGTCACCGTCGTGCTGTGCGCCGTGGTGCTGGCCCTAGGACTGGTGCGCGGACAGCCGGTGGAGCTGATGGTCGTGACCGCCATCAGCCTCGCCGTCGCCGCCGTACCGGAGTCCCTGCCCGCCGTGGTGACCCTGGCACTCGCCCTGGGGGCGCGGCGAATGGCCGACCGGCACGCCATCGTCCGCCGGCTCCCCGCCGTGGAGACCCTGGGGTCGGTCACGGTGCTCGCCACCGACAAGACCGGAACCCTCACCGAAGGCCGCATGGCCGTGGAGAAACTGTGGACGCCCCGGGAGGAGGCCACGGTCACCGGTACCGGCTACGGGCCCGAG is a window from the Streptomyces luomodiensis genome containing:
- a CDS encoding universal stress protein codes for the protein MARPITVGLDGSPESLDAADWAAREARWRHAPLRLVYAWAPLPHTARTAQAPEVREEWARGLLDDAEADLASRHPEVSVSTELVTETAVPALVAHGADAEMLVLGCRGRGAVAGFLLGSVALQVLGRSTRPVVLVRHTSHHAHGAAGSDVVVGIQNPPESAAPIEFAFATAAARGVGVRAVRAWVLPPVFEYGPAYLRALDEAGGIEPGERKQLAEAVLPWREKYPRVPVTEHVEMGGVAEVLLTSAEGAGLVVVGRHIHRPAMGPRLGHVAHALLHHAACPVAVVPHG
- a CDS encoding helix-turn-helix domain-containing protein — its product is MSEPSGSSPAARQPIGGGGDLGRRIALRRAQLGLSREEVAVRAGSSPGYVRYLEESPADPGAGTLLRIAAALETTTTALHGYGTDLPPGLGQAGHHPQLLELDPVECRARLAAHGVGRVSVSTSRGPVIVPVNYSVIDDAVVFRTAPEASPAAAAGTEVAFEVDHIDEALSQGWSVLVVGRARQVTEPAAVRELADKAFSTPWPGGSRDLWLRIEPTSITGRRIQAE